tatatttacaaaatctgttgaaatttgtaacaaaaataTCCTATTCGTAATTGGCAGAACGAAGATGAAATCATTGTGAGCGAATCTGCTGGACCTCTAGCAAAGCGAAGTTGCCAGGATGTGGGGTGTTGTTTAATATTCTTTGCTTTCTGGATAGGAATGGTaagatttaatttgttttaatcgGTGAATCTCCCTTTAGGGTCGTTTCCAACCCCTGCCTCTCCTATACTAAAACACAATAAGGATAATAATGAAATACACATGGAAACAACAAGCAATCATTAAGCTAACCCAGTTCGCAACCCTAAATTTCTCACAACCAGGAGGTTTCCTTGTGTCGTAACGATAAGTTGCTTGTTATAATATTACATTGATATGCACACATGACATTAGCCTAAATACATATTACATTTACCTTCAATACCATGCCTTGTCGTATATATCCTGAATAATAAGTACTTTGACCTATGCTATCGTGTATTGTCTATTACGTTTATTACATTATCATATCTTGTCTAAGACTGaataggtctatatatatatcgttcACCAGTTCATTCATATCAGATCCTATTATCATTGTGTTATTCAGGCTTATATATCGTACATAGCTTTGACTAATGGACATCCCGAGCGGTTGCTTCTGGGCTACGATAGTTTCGGGAATATTTGCGGAACGAACAACGACTACGTTGAGAATGTGACGCTCTCTGGACAAGACATGACGTCCAAGCCGTGAGTACATAACGTTACTTTTAATTCATGATTAACGTTACATCCAGAGAGTTGAAAATATTTAGTTTCAAGTTAATTTTCCCATTTTTATTCCACAATAGGTTCGTTTTCTCATTCAGTCCTGTTGCCCCTACCGTCGATTCGAAACCGTCCAAGATGATTTGCATAGCAAGTTGTCCTAATATAACGCTGGTCACACCTGAGCAATATGCTGATCATGAAATATGTACCTACGATGTACCTGTGGAAGATTACAATGTTCTAACCTTGGCAAGCGATTCATGTCCGAAGCCACCAGTACCTGTGAGGTAGGTTTCCGAGGATAAGCCCATGAAAGAATCTTCTCCAATAACGGAGACATCGTCGGCAGTCTGACAAACCAGAAACCTGTGCTTCCTAGCTCTAAAATGGATCTCAAAATGCCGCGTTCTGATTTGATAAGAACGTATGTGCACATAATTTGGAAGCATTAAGTGCTAGCTTTATCCTTTTTTTCCAGGTTTCAAGAGTATACCCAGTGTTTTTTCCGCCACATTGGCATGGGTGGTGTGCACATTTAGGCTCAATGTTGGTACCATGTACCGACAGGCATCTCTCAATGGGTTGGGTGCACAGTTAAGCTCGATGTTGGTGCCTTGTACCGACAGGCATCTCTCATGGGTTGGGTGCACAGTTAAGCTCGATGTTGGTGCCTTGAACCGACAGGCATCTCTCAATGGGTTGGGTGCACAGTTAAGCTCGATGTTGGTGCCTTGTACCGACAGGCATCTCTCAAAAGCTCAACGAAAGTTCAAACATGTATATTTTGTGTCTCCCTTCCCAGATTTTTTGGAGACATATTGAATCTTAATTTGATATGATGTCTCGCATGTGTTGGATGTCAGCTAGTACTATGAGCCGTTCTTACTTCTCATTATAATCATAACATGGAATTTACTGTCTTTAACATTCTTCAAGTTTCCAGGTTCTAAACCGATGTGTACCTAAGGCACTGCTAGATGTTGCAACTTCATTCATACAAGCAGAATGGATACAGGTAAACTTCATATTCCACTGTCATGCGTCGAATGTGTCACATTCTGCGTTAGCGTAGTTGACAGTACAAAAAAGCATGTTATTCCTCAAAATGTAATAATTGGCGCAAAATGTAATCTTAACCAAATATGTAATAACTTTCGACGCAAAAAGGAAAAATCCTTTAACGAGTTATGTAAGTTACGCAATCTAATAAACAATTTACAAGAAATGTAATAGCGCAAAACGTAATAACTTTTGTTCATGACATACCTGCAAACACTTTTCAGGCAGACGTCATTAGTAACGTGATCATTATAAAAATCCATATCTCCGTTTGGTCGAACAATAAAACACAGAATTAAGGGTCATATTGCTTTCACAACTTTACACCCGGCAACGATAAGTGCAATCTTGACGGAAACAGTAATCTGACATGCACTGTATATTATGAGTACCATGAAATTAGGCGTAAACTTAAACGGCTTAAAATGAGACCATCGCGCACTACTTTGAGTTAGGGACacatataattgaaaataaattaaagcgAATCAACGAAGTTTGTTTGAATGTATGCATTTGATGtccaaatatgacattaatGGTTCAGAACAGTGACAAGTTGCGACAAAGAATGACACTTTTCCGAAATTCTCATACTATGTACTAATATGAAGGCTAAATTAGTGACCCAAGGGTGGACGTAAATCGCATGAATCTCGATTAATCAACATCATTGGATGTACAATCACGTGAACATCCTAACAGTGGATGTGTGCACTTTGCATTGTCGATTTTGAGTTCAGCTTTGAACATTAACACATATCATGTTGTTTTCTCATAGACTTTCCTTTTAGATATTGAAACTACCTGGCGGGAAATTGTTTATCTATGTTTAATCTCTCTTGGTAAGTATTCCTTGGTTATTCTTGTGTGACCTTTATAGCTACCCCATGCCCGTACAAGTTTTGtggaatgggtgggggggggggggtagatttGTTGAAGGTTTGGTCTGCCTGCCTGGGGGAGGTTCGACGGGAAGGAGAATAACTTTGGGTACTTAAGTGCATGAACATGGCCAATGTTTGCAActtcattttcaagaaatttcaaTACGTCAGTAGACCTTCATTTAATTAATTCTTTCAAATTATGACAACTTTTGGTGAACACGATATCTCTTGAAGAGAAGCTTGTATCAATCTCGTATTCCTGTGAAGTTGTACCACATTTAGTAAAGGAAACCTATTGTTTTGTTGTGGAGGTCAAGGCTCctttggggtcactaggggtcaaaaaGTGAAAACCCTGTGAACACAATATCCCAAGAACgaaagcttggaccaatctcatatttggtatgcagttgtgacacgttcagtacaagaagcctattgtttgctgtggaggtcaaaggtcatttggagtcaccagaggcgaaattgtggaaacctgttgtataatctaccgtatctgCCACCCACCAGcctattagataacatgtgcgttacgcctcataagaataggaggctgttggcaattggaaaaaGCTTATGGTCATCCGTAGAATCGATTCAAAACTCACGCGCAAAATTCCGTAGGTTTCAGTGTGTCGCTTCGCTGCATACTTTCGCTACATACACTGTGTGCAAAAAGATGTAGGCATACTCTTTCTACATACAGGGTGATATTGGAAGTGTTCCATCGCATTTCGCAATTGAtaagattcagtgccaaataaaagCTTCAGGATTCGATGTAGTTACGTTGGTGTAATTGCTAGGCGCCGTTTAAGAAAATTAACTGCCGCCCTGTTACATCAATGACCGATCTCAACGCGAATTAACTTTGTAAAATGCATAATGTTCGGTAAGTTTGCATGTGCGGAGATGTTCACAAACTTCATGGAGCATTTACAAACATACAGCGAAAgcatcatttaaaatataaaataacaatttattagaGGTAAAGGTTTATGGAGCATTTACAAACATACAGCGAAAgcatcatttaaaatataaaatagcaATTTATTAGAGGTAAAGGTTTGTGCTTACGAAGTACGTAATGTGTTTTAAAGGCATTTAtaaatatgttgtgttcataTGTTAATTTCTGAAATAATTCAAGAAATTATTAAAACATCACGACggcttgtttgtttttttgcgcAGGCAACcccacagtacagtatatgcagGTAGACTACTAACAATAAACATTGTTAAAAATGGTtcgtgtcagaataccaatacacttaaagTGGCCAAACATCTCCTAAGTTATATCTTAAGGCATTTCCtacatgccatcagtcataattcgcaaataTACAACactttaaggagttttgagacaagtttgttgttaatGTTGCTAGGATTTTTTACAACGATTGTTACTCAACACCAGTTGCaagtggaagatagatgctctttcaaccttagattttcattgcttaaaagatcgctttgatttaggcagtgtaatggattAATAGCGATATTTTCCGTTCACCAATCTGCAGCTAGAAGACAAggtaaataattgggaaaatgtacgaagtcgTGCTAATCGACtgagtagcggttcaaagtagcagtgaggtactgtataggcctagGGCTCGCGCACACCTAGTTACTGTATAGTAGACGCTAGTACTTtagaggagccctaatgtatcttcgtaggtatttctGCAGATGATTTATTTTTACTGGTTTGAGACACTACAATAGGTCTAGCTGCTATTTATTTAATAATTGTTTGCATATTTTTGATTATGCGACATGTTTTgctttgttcaacacttacttttggtggaaaaagcttaaatttcatactgcacaaaatcaaacttttccaatgtgcaattacgtagcaccatgtatctgcccaAGCGCCTAACCTTGTTCccagaaagtattgatgttgtagatctgtacaatggagacttgaacagcgATCATACTGCCAagagaattttgcatttttcgCAAGTATGGTTTTAGTCACAGTCCCAAATAGCGattactttttaaaatatttaacgaGGCGTGAGAAGAatgtctttggtagagatcaatctgtatgctgaatacaataaaagtttccatctcggtcgtcagctgccaatgtgaatattgttcacatatctcaatgctttttaCTGAActtctttgaaatatgttgttcATCAAGGCTATAGCCAACAGCCTAGTGTGTGacattcaagggcgtaggaaccgggggggctgacGGGGCGCTAGCCCcctcagtgaaaaatatgggggggcggaagtatcgttccgcccccccgctccgcaagtcagaaaacccctttttcatttccaaatgagaaaaaaatctcatttgaagcaccaaattgcatctaaggccaggtgaaaatgcaaaattctttacaaaatggagtgggtgttgaagtgtgctatattgcaccaaattgcatctgaggccacctggaaatgcaaaaaaattccaaaggggagggggacaccccctccccttagacccctctcccaggccggccatcagtcttcagcccccccccccactcaaaagtaccttcctacgccactggtgacATTCATATAAGATTGTTCATgtaacatcatcgaaaccactcTGCAGTTTTGCGGTCTGGTTTTAAATATTTCCATGTTATGTTAATGGGTATAGTTTGGTCCTTTAGAGACCAAATACATTTACTAAGGGCGGTAGAGTTTTGTGTTTTGTCGCTGAATGAAGTTTTGTGGTTCCGCCAGCGGTTTTGAAAGGGGTTTCCGTTAGGGCAACGTACGTTTCTACGGAGTTTTGGGAGGTTACAATTGCCTGGTATACGACGCCACTGGTAAGGCACATACCAGGGATGGGGCAGATGCTTTTGTCTCTACAATTACAGTTGTTGGAAGGTTTATCGGATCTTTTTAAAGGAGATATTTattgtatgcatatatacaacCTTTACAAAaagtttatttcaaataatcaaaACGCGAATATTGGTGTAAATAGATAGAATGGTTGGTTCTCATGGTCTAATCTTTTATGCATTTCTCTGTATTTTGTCTTCAGGGTTTTCTCTTGCTATAATGATGATACTAAGATTCTTTGCTGGTGTTGTTATATGGCTGATGGTGCTCCTATTTGTCGCAGGCAGTGTGGGCGGAACTTGTTACATGTGGTATCGCTGGTATGATGCAAGCCAACTGTTGGAAGGAATTCCTGAGACAGGTAAAATGCAAAGTAGGCCACTTCCTTTGTGCCTGCCACTCCCTCCAGCAGATCAATAGTTGTCTTTCTGCTAATTATGATATGCCTAATATCTTATTTTGTGGGCACACTAAAGATATAGACGGGATCATCATTAAGAACACTTTCTCTAGTATTCATACGTCAAAACAGCGTAGTTTCTTTCTATTAGAGCTTGCATCATTACTTTGTTATTCTGATATTCATTTCCTTTACCTAAAGATATCCTTTTCttgcaaacaaaaatatgtcaTTCGTAAAATGAGAGGACAATCAAAGAGTTTTATATCATCTCAAACATCCTTAATAAAGAATTGTTTATGAGCTAAGTAATACaatgtttaaatttattttatgatatccACACTGACCAAAATAGCATTGCCCCAAGGGTCATGACCTCATCCGCCATAGTAAGTATGTTACTCGATAGAATTTAACTCGTGAAGGTTACACATGTGTCCCTCTGTTCATAGTAAACATTCACTTTCCGCTTCTTAACGTCCTTTGATATCTGGCCGTTCATTCTGAATATCTTCAAGGCAGACAACCCCTATCACGGGGCACCTTCCTACCAAATTGAAAGAACATTGGTCTTGTGGGCACAAATTGCAATAATATTGGTCATTTATCATATGATACAGTGACTGTTGACCTCAGTTATACTGGTAACCACATATTGGGATTATATTTGATACACCTGGACGTCAAATAAATGTTATCTTCATTTTTAATAACTTTCGTTCAGAAGTTCGGGAGACACACGTTTATATAATTGGACACGATCCTATCGAGGGTAAAGAAAACAGTCCGTTAGGGGTTTTCGACATACACCCATACACGGACAGCTTTTTAAAATTGTCCCACATATGAAGACTCACTTCTCATGAACATTAAGTTTGATCATGACAAtcatgacaatatatatatatatatatatatatatatatatatatatatatatatatatatatatatatataaatatgaggAATGAGATCATATATTGTAGATTAATTACTTGTAACGTTACGCAATCGATCAACATTAGCAGGTGTAGCAGTTACGTAATTGGGAGGCCCATCATATGACCTCATGAGTCCTTTAGAGTCTTTATAATTATGTCCAACTGATTCGGTATGAGTCCTGTCATGATGTGCTGAGTCCAGTagtaacattttcatgccaaGCTATGCTTCTTTTTGTCAGGGCAATATAACCAAGATATTTGATGTCATGTTAACAGCAGATGGGGAGAAGGATATAAACGGTTTTATCTGATTATTATAACTTCATTATTTTCGTCGTTGATTGTCTTTTGCCTTCACAGAGCGCACAGATGTCGAAAATAAAAACATTCGTACTCATTTGATATACGCCGGCGCTGCTAGCGCAGTGACGGTGAGTAGACAACAGAAAACACAATGTTTTTAAGAGACGTTCTTTTGATGATTGGTTATAAGTGAAATTTACTCTGTTTATGCTTTGGCAAAGTACAAAAACTGATTTTCTCCGACTGTTGTTCGAATATTATGATACCGTCTTTGTGCCGACGAGTATTTAACTCAATATTAATAGGTAGATGTGTTGAAAGGagtaagaaaaaaaagcatTGAATCCAAGGTTTAATGCAACCAAAACTCCAAGTCATCTTTCATTGCGCACAAACATTTGCATATTTTCTCATGTCACTAGTAACTTTCCCACTGTTTACACACAGGTACTGATTCTACTGATATTACTTGTAATGCGTAAGAGGATCGCTCTTGTTGTAGCCCTGTTCAAGGAGGCCGGGAAGGTAATTGCTTCAATACCACTGTTGCTGCTACAACCAATATGGGTAAGCTGTTTTATGTCAACATATTTATTACTACAGAATGAAGAAACTAAGAACAAGAGATATACGTTACGATGTTATAACTCCATGACGTCATGATATCCGTCTGCATGGTCAGCTATAGATACATTGCTACCTGCGGTACTGTAGGAGGAGACTTCACTATGTGGCCTCTCTACGAGCGGTTTGCATGGTATAGTACATCACGGGTAGTAGAAGGGTGTTGCAGTATTGTTTGTCCCCTGTAAAAAGTGTCCAGCCGTTTGTCCAATGTCCAACATTGCTAAAAATGTCTGACCAttataaatgttatgataagGTTAATTCCATAATTATACTAAACTTTTGGGGTTTGTTGCTAACATTAAGACCCTTTCTTCAGTTGTTATCATTTGCATGATAGCCTGGGATTAAAGTGCCTCATTAGGTATATATAGCCTGGGATTAAAGTGCCtcattatgtatatatgcatgataGCCTGGGAATAAAGTGCCTCATTAGGGATGTATGCATGATAGCCTGGGAATAAAGTGccttattatgtatatatgcatgataGCCTGGGAATAAAGTGCCTTATTAGGTATATATGCATGATAGCCTGGGAATAAAGTGCCTCATTAGGGATGTATGCATGATAGCCTGGGAATAAAGTGCCTTATTAGGTATATATGCATGATAGCCTGGGAATAAAGTGCCTCATTAGGGATGTATGCATGATAGCCTGGGAATAAAGTGCCtcattatgtatatatgcatgataGCCTGGGAATAAAGTGCCTTATTAGGTATATATGCATGATAGCCTGGGAATAAAGTGCCTCATTAGGGATGTATGCATGATAGCCTGGGAGTAAAGTGCCTTATTAGGTATATATGCATGATAGCCTGGGAGTAAAGTGACTCATTAGGTATATATGAATGATAGCCTGGGATTAAAGTGCCtcattatgtatatatgcatgataGCCTGGGAATAAAGTGCCTCATTAGGGATGTATGCATGATAGCCTGGGAATAAAGTGCCTTATTAGGTATATATGCATGATAGCCTGTGAATAAAGTGCCTCATTAGGTATGTATGCATGATAGCCTGTGAATAAAGTGCCccattatgtatatatgcatgataGCCTGGGAATAAAGTGCATCGTTAGGTATATGGTGTGTATaagccattttgaaatttccaTGAATGGAATCAGCAATATAGGGCACTAAAGGGATTGCAAATAGAACATGTTATGCAAAACCATGTAAAGGTTCAGTAACATAATTTGATCGGCTTTAATCTAGGCACATCATTAAAACAACAAAGCTACCGgaataaaatgttttatttcgtGTCGGTTGTTATAGCTTAGAACTTAAATAACAAAACTTGAAATCTGAGCATAGATGAAGAGGTGACCACCATTTTGTCCAATTTGTCACCGTGACGGTTATAGTGCGACCAAGATAAACTTtacttttcaatttattttatattcattATTTCAGAATAAACCTATAACTGTTTACAAGCTATCGTACAACGTTAGTATCTCGTTTTAAGGCATTCGTTGGTTTTTAACTTGGCACTTAGGTTGTGAAGAAATGACAGCATTAAAGTCAGcgtttttggctctgtgacttaaattttaaaattttagatCTTTCTGTCTTTCATATATAAATTAGAAACCATCTTAGCCTTGATACCTCTTAAACGGATGCCTATTTTGCTCAAGCTGTTTTGTTTTCACGTTGAACTAAATTACATATACCGTCAGATGACCAAGTACAATTATGATGGTTTGCATTTTTGTCTCCGTTAACATTTATTGCTGAACTATAGCTTGTTTCAGAAGCCTTCCCCCCCTATTCACTTTCGCAAGGCTAAATGCTATGTGTGACAGCTATAATTGTCAGTCTATTGGTTCTCACACGCGGTGAAGCTCATTCGTTTGCCCAAAGGGAGAAACAACGACAAAGGTATGGTTATATTTTAAGGGgatgggtggtggggggggggcgagagtGCTGCATTTACTAATTGATTACATTATTGGTTAATTGAATGTGTACACCATGACACAGTAAGTCGGACCGGACGAATGGCTATGCAATGTTCTTGCCGGACAAATTTACGGTGACATGATGAACATGGTAGCCTAGGTCTACATATTTTCTGGTGGGACATAATATTTTCCTGGTAAATATTGTCAGACAGGGAGCTATATCAGTATGGGGTATATACGATTGTTATGCAAGGGGTACGCCTGCTATCGTCACTCAGTGTCGCCCAGGCAGACAGCAAGACTGTGTGCTATAGGATATCAACTGATCTCGTACAGGCTGTGAAGAGGTAACTTTGAAAGCAAATTTGATAAGTTATACAAATTGTAAGAAGCTCATTGGTGTATGTGAATACAGTTGAACTAGTTACTTTAGAGgctaaataacatttttacacATTTCGGACGCTTTTTGACATTGTTACCAATAATCCAGATATCATGCAAAGGGTTAAAACCAAACTTTATGGCTTGGCACCTGTCCTGTTCTCATGAATCTTGTTATCCCCCTCTACATCTcgctccacccacctctctctctctctctctgaacaGACATTTGTATGCACCGTTGTTATTGTTGGAGGTTGTGGCCTGATATTCTCGTACCTCATTACTTCAGGGAAACCGATACGCACAGAGGATGGAACGGTACAATATGTTGAAGATGATTTAACCCATGTAAgctatttttaatattaataaacatcAAAACACCATCAAAATGTCACTTttctgattatatatatattggaatatacagtggaattacgaccttccttaccggtttcgaaacTGTGGacatagtggttagggtgtccgcatataaagcgggaggcccggttcgaatcccggtggaggctggaaagGTTTTCACTGCTCTGGATTTGTCatctcattacgatttcaattatatatatatatatatatatatatatatatatatatatatatatatatatcttaaagcTGGTTATTGTCACATTTTCTTACCATCTTTTATATTCATACTGGAATAATGAGTACTTACAGTAATGTTTCTGTCTTAACGACACCCAGTACATGAAGTATTACTTCGTGTTTGGAGTCATCTGGGGGACTGAGTTCATTGTGGCGTTAGGACAATGTGTGACTGCCGGTGCCGTTGCAGAGTGGTACTTTGCAAGAGATAAAAAATCCATAGATTCTCCAATATGGAACTCAACTGTACGTGTCATAAGGTAAGTTCATTTCCGTTTTTTTCTTGTAGCAttgccaaataaaaacaaacaagaaacataatatgatgtgatgtgataACGTAAACAATCGTATCATCACTGTTCATGCTTTGGTGGTAGTTTCTTCCACTTTCATAATAAAGACTGGAATACAGAGGACGTGATGGTATGATTTATATTTGTTGGCAGGTACAATCTCGGATCCATCGCTTATGGTTCTCTTGTGATTTCACTGGTAATGGTGGTGCGTCTGATATTAGGCTTCATACAAACACGGTAAGCACATCTTCAAAGGCTCTAAATTGATGTAAGCACAGGGTACGCTTACAGGCAGCAACATATCTACAATATATCGCTGCACCAAACAGAGTTTTACCATAGAAGTTCAATGTATATGAGTTGTACTCAAATAGAGTGAGTGCCTTCTCTGCTAAGTGTAGCTTTTTCACAATGCCCCACGACGacaaaagaaattatttaaaagCAGAATAAAAACAATCACACtatgaaaaaaagttaaatttccatTTTTGCAGATTACAAGGAAGTCAAAACAAGATTGCTCAATACACGTTACGTTGTTTACAGTGTTGCATGTGGCTGTTCGAAAAAATACTGCGATTTATTAACAGAAATGCCTACATTGAAATCGGTGAGTTTCTTCCTGATGACTATTACTGTCACCATGCTATCACTAGTATTGTCACCACTATCCCcgtgattatgattattactgtcactatcaatattttttatcacaTAACCATGGTAATATTATGGCTATCGTTATTGGTATCTCTATTGATATCACATCACCATGCTATCACTAATTATGTCACCATCCCGTCATTATCATTAGCATCATCGGTAGGCCTATCACTGTCACTATCGATATTGTTATCATATCAAAATGCCCATACTATTACTGTCAccatcaggggcgtagcgaaggggtttttgttgggggggtgtggagaatttgatttgccgacggatctggaagtggtgactgaaatgggggaggggtctaaggagaggggtgtccccctcccctttggcaattttttagttttgaaacgtccttagatgcaatctggtgcatattttaagtcaaatttgatttgccgacggatctggaagtggtgactgatataggggaggggtctaaggggagggggtgtccccctccccttttggaaaatttttagttttgaaacgtccttagatgcaatctggtgcatattttaagtcaaatttgatttgccgacggatctggaagtggtgactgaaatgggggaggggtctaagggtacgtggtctacccctcccctttggaaaatttttagttttgaaacgtccttagatgcaatctggtgcatattttaagtcaa
This window of the Apostichopus japonicus isolate 1M-3 chromosome 9, ASM3797524v1, whole genome shotgun sequence genome carries:
- the LOC139973463 gene encoding choline transporter-like protein 1, which gives rise to MAESSRSIEDEQNIYPKLDDLHQMQNEDEIIVSESAGPLAKRSCQDVGCCLIFFAFWIGMAYISYIALTNGHPERLLLGYDSFGNICGTNNDYVENVTLSGQDMTSKPFVFSFSPVAPTVDSKPSKMICIASCPNITLVTPEQYADHEICTYDVPVEDYNVLTLASDSCPKPPVPVSFQVLNRCVPKALLDVATSFIQAEWIQTFLLDIETTWREIVYLCLISLGFSLAIMMILRFFAGVVIWLMVLLFVAGSVGGTCYMWYRWYDASQLLEGIPETERTDVENKNIRTHLIYAGAASAVTVLILLILLVMRKRIALVVALFKEAGKVIASIPLLLLQPIWTFVCTVVIVGGCGLIFSYLITSGKPIRTEDGTVQYVEDDLTHYMKYYFVFGVIWGTEFIVALGQCVTAGAVAEWYFARDKKSIDSPIWNSTVRVIRYNLGSIAYGSLVISLVMVVRLILGFIQTRLQGSQNKIAQYTLRCLQCCMWLFEKILRFINRNAYIEIAIYGHSFCKSAQRAFTVIVSNALRVAAINSVGDFLLFLGKLAVTASVVVIALEFFQNNPEVNFYPVLVALAAVFAFVVSHTCLSVYEMVIDTLFICFCEDCEKNDGVAKPYFMSRNLMNFVENARKAKRLEASRKAINQQPK